In Phaseolus vulgaris cultivar G19833 chromosome 3, P. vulgaris v2.0, whole genome shotgun sequence, the sequence tcttcttctttgccttatcttgtgagctatggtgagcttcaagtggtggcactccatcacttatcttggttcaaggttccaagtggcgtgaatggcttcttcaaattctcaaaatccagcaagcatcttcctataagtgttcttcttccttttcttcaatttttccattcggtagttttaaTTCCTAgtgttttccttcattttctaccgtttacattTACTTTTCtagctttgttctttgtttcttttcggttcagtagctagcttttgaattctgtccagtttttaattcttgttcttcattccttgtgttttgattccatttgacaatacatggacttccatatgagtcttggttggtgctaagttttggtgagttcttgaattagaacattgatccaattctaaagtaaagtgcctttcaaatccagctcaagttgctcctaagaatgtcaagaatcatgtgttcttgtagttacattcacatcatgaaCCCTCCTCGATCTGCACCACTTCGATTTCCCCAGGCCTAAGGGATGAAGCCCCCCCAACCTCTTGGTGTTTCCTATTGCGatgtataagaggagagccagaactcTCCTCCTCAGTTGAGGGGGTAGGAGCAGCAGCGGCCGCAACAGTTGCGGGAAAGGCCTTTGCTagccttcttctcttcttctctggctcggggccttcTGCTGGCGCGGCTGAGAGAGGTGGAGCTGCGATGGGCTCGGTGGTAGAGGAGGAAGAACCAGTCTCCTTGGCACCCCTGGTCCGGGCAAGCTCCACTAGTGCCctcctcctatctttccctgaagtcatgtctacatcaagggtaaaaagaagagttagatggcataATTATGCAAGTGGATAAAATGTTATGGAAGTATGCATGAGAGTGTGCAAGTATTctaagaggtgcaagaagaagagcctaccGATGTACTTTTTCAGAGACACCACATCAAACTCGTGTTTGATGAGAAGGGCCGAGTTATATTTTGCCCCTAGGAGCAACctacacagctcgcgctcgtagggagCCATGGCTTCAAGGCCCCGGGGCTTCTTAAActcaactccaggaacccaaTAAAGGGGAAACCCCTCGAGCAGCGTTGGGCTTTGctgggtagcagatatcatgtagaacctgcccttccaatctttaaaCGATTGCTGGTACAAGCCCAAGATCACTCGTCCAGCAActccattcaggctgacccaggacctatccccagggttcttcacctcgaagaaatgtaGGAAGACGTCTACAAAGGCGTTATGCCCAAAGTTGTTGCAGAGGATCTCGAATGCCcgtatgaaagcccaggcattgggatggagttggcaaggggcgacgttcaactccatcatcagctccttttcaaagaaggtgaagggcaagcacagcttcaaccttttgaagatggtggagtatatgaaggtgaagggcaccccattggtagcCCTATCGTCCGTGCAGATTGGCATCCCTTGAGGAGGAATGCGTATACGAACGTTGAAatcattctccctgtcgatggcgcaggaGGGCTCATCAGGGTCGTTGCTCAGAAGGGTTTTGAGGTGGCCTTTCGGTAGTTGAGTGGAAGTTTCGGCCAGCAATGCTAGGGGAGCCCAGTCATGGACCCTGGCGTTGTCCTGATAGGAAGTTGCATCAGGTGGAGGTGACGCTGGTGCACTtgctgaaggctgtgcaccagaggatgaggcGACGATGCGAGCAGtttgcttcaagcgagccattgcgagataactgcaatggaggaaagcaAAAAGTCAGATGaacggaagaagagggaatgatgaatggttcggtgaaaaacagaggaagggaagaagaaagaaaggtccaggcgaagaagaggaagagggagaagtaGAGCGAAGTGAGAAACgcaaaaaaccctagcgcgggttgagaagaagaaaaacagagaagatgaatgcatggtaGTGAAAAGGGTGAATGCAAtcggtgaaaaaaaaaatctaaatggatcaaggaagaagaaaagtcatACCTTTAGATGATCGCGGAAGGTCTTGAGGTAGAAAGCTTGAAGAAAGTTGGGCGCGCAGAGAGGAGATTTGAAGTAAGTCTGAGAGTTGGATTAttgaagaagataatgaaacagtgaaggcgcACGCCTATTTGAATGAGGGAAGCATtagcgacactccacgctggccgttgatgcgtCCACGTGTCGTGAGATTAAGGGAGGaaattgtaccgtcccgtatccgggcgttgactaagtcaaggtcaaagtcaacgactggagagttaaagtcaacgcaaggcgtcgcctaggtggagagacgccaagtgccagcatcgccaagaggaagcgtcgccaagacaaggcgtcgcctaggtgatggcgtcgcccaaccagggcgtcgccagatcaaacagtactaaagcaaggcaatcaccgtgtggttccccgatacccatgggtaggaaagaccatggagggagcgacgccgtgggaaggcctcaggtcccgataactcGGGGGCAGTgataaggagaaggaaaaggtggcttcaaggccatagtgatagcatcagtgtagggcagcctgactcgtgaagtacccctgtcgccccagagacgcctttgggacagatacgacccgagaggaaggtcacgcccagggcagccgggtgcagggtgcaagaggaaggcagatacgctctcaaagtaagtgactagatacttgggtgcatgagttggcacccaaaaagtcacccctagcgcagtagcactcccaagcaggaggactcacacgtagaaacgtccccagacgggcagaaacgcccccagatggggtcacggcgtcgtgaggccctccacgtgtacaacagccatgtcagaatggaaacaccctttagtcaggtgccaggtaattaaagtcattcaatgcagtttccctttcgagcattcaggtactacaatggctcccaagcgtttcaacgtcttaaatgcgctacgttttctaattaagtacgctgattgagtgcgttacatttgtaactaaaggcgctttaaggcgctttaatgcttgggtagtttaaatagcgcggagaatgttggaaagggggttcgaacttttggcaaatttaccagaactttctagttgcttgctcgtgcttcaaggttacgaacaagggattggggaatatttttgcctgagagagagaacacagaaacaatacacagttatttcttaccaccttcagagtgccacacgtggtgctcagagacggaggtgaacagttttggtgtttttgctggctgacttgagcgtcggagtgcaaacggccgctagggcgcctcttcgtcctcttttttgcaggttTTCACAGATAACCAGGGGGAAGGagaccctagctgacggttgaggtcgcgcacgaagacgtcccggtcaaccgaaCGGAACAAAAATCATAACGTTAAAAggcaacacgtgaggtggcacatgatgtggccccacttgccacgtggaccgagggcgcgaccacttagtgtcttcgctgagaacgagttcacagctcgagactgggggcttgtgatatggtcggtcatcggtagtcgatgacgtcagtagcagataaccacgtggaccactcgcagggtgacacgtggatgaggtggcagagaaatcagggaggagatcacccagaacggtgatcggtggtcagtaaccgagtggccaccgacagatcagttatgatcctgtcgccaactcaagcgtggaggaattgctttgtcgtttccttaccccgcctatgcaactgtgctatccGCAAGGATGCTCTTAGAACCTTGTCcgggaacttcaaacgcaacctgcaaaacacacagacggcgcctctagcggccgtttgcacttcgacactcaagttaggtcacagaaccaccaacaaAAAATGTCACTGAatctctctctgattctcttttttctctctctctctgtgtctgtgcctaacagaattctgttacgctatcctctgcgtgtgtcagaattttgTTACGCTATTGTTCGAAAACGTACCATAATGAGTAAAAACGTGGGTCTGTGTGTGTGTCTTTCACGATGcggagtgcacttttatctTGGTCGCGcctctctcagatggtgacacgtggaggcatgtaactcacatctaaccgtacacgtgccactacctgaagggctctagcgcatctctttgtgcgcctaagttattcccttgcggagtaacttagcgcgtttcttccatctgggtgaatcgcacactcccaggagaacgccaggtgtggttggactaggcacactcaccaagcattgctctctgcataaacgatttccccttcacgatgtcatgcacgtaatgggttaagagagttgtaccgaccaggtcatcgggtgtgatgacgtggacaaaagAAAGGTAGGTAGTCAAGAAGTCGACGTAGTTGCCGTATGTAAaagcggcgttctgcagtataaataatcggttatcgccgagatgtgtcaccaccaagatggatcatcgcccatcgcccaagagaagcatcgcacagaagtaagacgtcgcctaagtaagacatcgcctgaGTAAGGcatcgcccgaagagtcaacccgcgtgacgtaagcatttcacagagagggggcccacacgatgggataaccctaagttgggtggtgGCACTGTGGGTCCCTATGCACAAAATAAATgatcaagtcaaaagggcatgtggcaatgcccacgtgctcactaaaggtatccagggaaggctgcatgcatgacacgtgtttAAATTAGGGTACTCGAAAAGTATGATGGCGCGATCAATACagcgctcaagttagagcccaagtggccataaggttatacattgcactccagataagggaagtgcatgagccagatacgctaagatcctaaagagagcggcgcaaggaccttctccaaggaaccctagataatagcaagcaacgcagaggtaaaccctagtttttcaCCTATATATAAGGCACGAATAAGCCCtagagaggtacgtttttcatagTTGCATGAGTTTTAACCTAGTTCTCAGATAGACATACAGAGGAAAAACCCTAATTGCTCTTGACGGCGCATCCGCTGAGAAcacaagacaattagggcaacacagttttagccatacagtttcagtcattgagagtattatacagtttcagtcattgagagtattatacagtttctagttactttggtgtttcttgctagctgacttgatcgtcggagtgcaaacggccgcgagggcgcccctttgttcttctttttcaggtacacacagacgaggcagaacgaaggtgccctagctcgttagaacaagccacgcataaagacgacccaggtcaaccggccgttaggtgcaagcttttcatgagcaccctaacagggatggccatggactggttcatcagcctcccagagggccacGTCACGTCCTTCGCCCAACTTTCACAACTATTTAGAGAACAGTACCTAGCCAACAGAACTCCCGCCCCAGTCTCATACGATCTTTTCGACGTCAAGCAGTTCCAAGGCGAAACCCTAAAggagtacataagccgctttggggcacaggtAGTGAAAGTAGGCACCAAGGAGGAACCCATGATTGtatacgcattcaagaagggggTGCGTCCCGGATCTTTCAGGAAAATGCTTAACCGTAGTCGCCCCAAAACCTTCGCCGAGATAAGGCGACaagcggtagaacatattgcctCGGAAGGTAAAACGTACGAGAAATGCACAACCACTGTGCCAGCACGCCCCAAGGCACAGATACGCACGCAACCTGTTCGGGTTCACCAAGCCGTCACAGAAAGGAAACACTTTGACAGGAAACGCGCTTACGAGCCACGAAGGACCCAACCTAAGAATCGAGTAGAGGAAGGGAGAGAAGCAAGCAAGCCGCCGAGGCACAACTTCGTGATGGAGCTCAAAGATCTGATTGCGATACCCAGCATAGCCGACAGGTTGAGGCCGCCGATTAAAgctgacaaggtgctggggccTCGCAAGGAGTCATGGTGCAAATTCCACGAAGCATTcgggcaccatattaacaactgccTGGCGCttggctatcagttggatgagctcgtgaagaatggtttcctgaaggattacttgatGGAGAAACAGGCGGGATGACCGTCAGGCTTGCAACCAGGGGGCAGTGAGGGGCAGCAGCACGAGGCGCCCGTCCTCGGtgaaatccacaccatagctggtgggtTCTCGGGTGGCGGGTGTACGGCGTCGCAGCGtaagaggtatgcgaggtccGTAATGTCGGTGGAAGTTTTTGAGGACCATTCgcccgatgtggacatcacgttcccTAAGGAAGACCTCAGGGATGTTGTGccgcatgacaacgatcccattgtgatCTCGCTCGTCACGACAGGAAGAACGGTTCATCGGGTCTTGGTcgatcaagggagctcggcagacgtgatgttctggccgaccttCGAAAGGCTACAACTATCTATAGACCAgttgaggccatatgggggctgcttataCGGTTTTGCGGGTGATCAAGTCGAAGTCAGGGGATACATTGAGTTAAGAacaacgttcacagatgggGCCGCCTCGCgcacagagaaaatcaaataccttgtcgtgaacgccccCTTAGCATATAATATCctattgggaaggccaacactcaataggataGGAGCTGTACCCtccacgaggcacatgaaggtcaaattACCTTTAATGGAAGGGGTGATCGTCACCATCCGATCCGACCAAGAGGAGGCAAAGagatgctacgaaaacagcctcaagaacaggcGATCAGTGGGCCATGTGATCACAACGCCATCTCTTGGTGCGGGGAATGTGCAGGAAAGCCGACGGGCTATGGATGCAGCGTCAGAGGGGACCGCCGAAGGCGACGTGGGTATGGATGTGGCATTGGAAGCAGCCACCAAGGGCGACGTAACCATGGAAGATGTCGAGCCGAAGCCTGAGAGCAACGCTGGAGTAGAGGAAGAGGAAAGCTGCCCGAAAGCCGCAAGGGAGTCAAGCATTGTGAGAGCATTGCTCGCTAGTGAGAGGAGGCCTCGCCAAGTTGGAGattggctcgagagggagatcggcgGCAAAACTTTTAAGATGGGGAAAACTTTAGACGGCGAGACACAGGaacagatcgccaaggtgataggcaggcatctggacgcgttcgcgtggtctgcctcggatatgccaggaaTCTACCCCGATTTTTTATGTCATCGTCTAGCAATGGACCCTCAAGTCAGACCAgtccgacaaagaagaagaaaattcaatgaagaaaggagacaggcgatcagagaTGAAACGCAAAAACTCCTCGAGGTGGGCCACATAAAGGAAATACAGTATCcggaatggctcgccaatgttgtgttggtaaagaagagcaatgggaaatggcgaatgtgtgtcgacttcacagatctaaataaagcctgtccaaaggattcctatcctttgccgagtatagacgccctagtggacagcgcagcagggtgtaagttgttgagtttcttagacgcgttctcggggtacaaccaaattaagatgcaccccatggacgaggaaaaaactgccttcatgacagagaagtcgtgctattgctacaaggtgatgccttttgggctgaagaacgcgggagccacgtaccagagactgatggataaagtgcttgcacctatgcttggaaggaacgtgcaagcttacgttgACGATATGGTCGTAACATCCCTGGAAAAAAACCAGCATATAGCCGACTTGGAGGAGCTGTTCGTTACGATAGCGAAATACAAACTGAAGCTGAACcttgagaaatgcattttcagCGTGGAAGCGggaaagttcttaggttttcTCTTGACCGAAAGAGGGATCGAAgcaaaccctgacaagtgtgcgaccattttggcgatgaggagccctgctacggttaaggaggtgcagcagctcactggtcggatggccgccctgtcgcTATTTATGTCTGCCAGTGGAGAGAAGGgtcacccatatttccagtgcttgaaaaggaacaataggtttgtctggacgaaggagtgtgaagaggctttcgtaaaactcaaagagtacttggcgagcccgccgattCTGTGCAAACCTCAAATGGGAGCGCCCCTCAGGTTATACTTCGCCGTAACCGAGAAGGCGCtaagtgcggtgctcgtccaggaccaagatcaaattcagaaacccgtttattttgtcagcaaggtgttgcagggcctaGAAGTGAGATATCAAGCTTTGGAGAAAGCAGCACTGGCAgtagtgttttcggcgaggaggttctaaagaaaccagatgtggctggaagaatggtaaaatgggcggtagagttgtcggagttcgacatcaagtattaGCCCCAGGGACCGATCAAGGGACAAATCTTcgctgacttcgtggtcgaaCTATCTTCTGAAACAATGCAAAGCGCCGGAGatggttttcgttgggtgctctcagtggatgggtcctctAACCAGTTGGGCAGT encodes:
- the LOC137839309 gene encoding uncharacterized protein; this translates as MAMDWFISLPEGHVTSFAQLSQLFREQYLANRTPAPVSYDLFDVKQFQGETLKEYISRFGAQVVKVGTKEEPMIVYAFKKGVRPGSFRKMLNRSRPKTFAEIRRQAVEHIASEGKTYEKCTTTVPARPKAQIRTQPVRVHQAVTERKHFDRKRAYEPRRTQPKNRVEEGREASKPPRHNFVMELKDLIAIPSIADRLRPPIKADKVLGPRKESWCKFHEAFGHHINNCLALGYQLDELVKNGFLKDYLMEKQAG